Proteins encoded within one genomic window of Arachis ipaensis cultivar K30076 chromosome B08, Araip1.1, whole genome shotgun sequence:
- the LOC107611423 gene encoding uncharacterized protein LOC107611423, translating to MDAAGMMKRRSASMVEGGNDRCEDSGSKQYDGMCRCSLAVVALRSKTNTNPGRWFLRCPLWKNKNQDCKYFQWIDELEEQDMVEEVECSWNHKPKLSLGGKLKQKSTRKLSESVEYEDIDPMVLPVLTKELKEKLRRIEILLIMMCIGVAIGVFINFFALFKN from the exons ATGGATGCAGCAGGTATGATGAAGCGGAGGTCTGCATCAATGGTAGAAGGAGGCAACGATAGGTGCGAAGACTCTGGTTCGAAGCAGTATGACGGTATGTGTCGCTGTTCTCTTGCTGTTGTTGCTCTGAGATCGAAGACGAATACTAACCCAGGGAGGTGGTTCCTTCGGTGCCCACTATGGAAG AATAAAAACCAGGATTGTAAATATTTTCAATGGATTGATGAATTGGAAGagcaagacatggttgaagaggTGGAATGTTCTTGGAACCACAAACCCAAGCTATCTTTAGGTggaaaactcaaacagaagagcACTAGGAAGCTGTCCGAATCAGTGGAGTATGAGGACATAGACCCCATGGTGCTACCTGTTCTTACAAAAGAATTGAAGGAGAAATTAAGGAGGATTGAAATTCTTCTAATCATGATGTGCATTGGGGTTGCAATTGGTGTCTTCATCAATTTCTTTGCTCTGTTTAAGAACTGA
- the LOC107612989 gene encoding uncharacterized protein LOC107612989 — MSRFKDWKRVPLRENSSSDTDGSSTGTASKRKNKKHPFNDGKCYHGIEAVLLKSRTENNLRRWFFRCSLYKKESKLRCEYFVWIDEVEDEYKDKAIRDTNLLQHSLSWEYNTITSEEIYPDDACVKLLFNQNNRMRAEINDLRKLIIGLYMKMRILCVMVVYNLLK, encoded by the exons ATGTCTAGGTTTAAGGATTGGAAGAGAGTACCTTTACGAGAGAATAGCTCGAGTGACACCGACGGATCATCCACCGGAACTGCGTCAAAGAGAAAGAACAAAAAACACCCTTTCAATGATGGCAAATGCTACCATGGCATCGAGGCCGTGTTACTAAAGTCACGAACAGAGAATAATCTAAGAAGATGGTTCTTTCGATGTTCTTTGTATAAG AAGGAATCTAAGTTGAGATGTGAGTATTTTGTCTGGATTGATGAAGTAGAAGATGAGTACAAAGACAAAGCCATTCGAGATACTAATTTGTTACAACATTCACTTTCATGGGAATACAATACTATTACGAGTGAGGAGATTTATCCCGATGATGCATGTGTGAAATTGTTGTTTAACCAGAACAATAGGATGAGGGCTGAAATTAATGACCTTAGAAAGTTGATAATTGGATTGTATATGAAAATGAGGATATTATGTGTGATGGTTGTGTACAATTTGTTAAAATAA
- the LOC107612948 gene encoding serrate RNA effector molecule: protein MAEVINMPSDSVDKSPSSSAPPPPPPPPPAPPSSSASASASVSAPANDDLPPPPPPPPHSSTRRRDRDRRDDRDFDRHSHRRGGASGAGDYYDRNMSPPPPPPRDRDRDRDFKRRRSPSPPHRDRRYSPASRRSPPPYKRSRRGSPRGGYGPDDRFGYDYYGGYERGVGGRSGYADDRSYGRFGHRPAGGYQNGISDMETNRSYADMPSGGAQREGLMSYKQFIQELEDDILPAEAERRYQEYRSEYISTQKRAYFNAHKDEDWLKDKYHPTNLLAVIERRNENARQLAKNFLLDLQSGTLELNPGLNASSSSKSGPASEPNSEEETETGGKRRRHGRGSDKENDFSAAPKAHPVSSELRRIQTDIQQAQALVRKLDTEKGIEDNILCSSNHNKNDDKVHSGSVGPIIIIRGLTSVKGLEGVELLDTLITYLWRIHGVDYYGMTETNEAKGFRHVRAEGNGHEETGRSGSEWEKKLDSFWQGRLNGQDPLEVMTAKEKIDAAAVEVLDPYVRKIRDEKYGWKYGCGAKSCTKLFHAAEFVHKHLKLKHPELVMEQTSKVREDLYFQNYMNDPDAPGGTPIMQQPQKDRPLKRRLGLEGRLRDDRGNRRDHDRSDRINDGDRPESSPSRERQSKALEMGNHDETMYDTFAGPGVPPFASDMPPPPPVLMPVPGAGPLGPFVPAPPEVAMQMLREQGGPSYDAPGRKMRAGHPMGGPAPIIAVPPAFRQDPRRMRSYQDLDAPEDEVTVIDYRSL, encoded by the exons ATGGCAGAAGTCATCAACATGCCCTCCGATTCCGTCGACAAATCCCCTTCCTCCTCTGCTCCACCTCCGCCTCCTCCACCTCCTCCTGCTCCTCCCTCTTCCTCCGCCTCCGCCTCTGCCTCCGTTTCCGCGCCCGCCAATGATGATCTACCACCTCCACCTCCCCCGCCGCCGCATTCCTCCACCCGGAGGAGGGACAGGGACAGGAGGGATGATAGGGATTTTGATCGCCACTCTCACCGTCGTGGTGGCGCTAGCGGTGCTGGCGACTACTACGACCGGAACATGTCTCCCCCGCCGCCCCCTCCCAGGGACAGGGATAGAGACAGGGACTTCAAGCGCCGTCGCAGCCCCAGCCCTCCCCACCGCGACCGCCGCTATTCTCCCGCCTCGCGTCGCTCCCCTCCGCCGTATAAGCGATCCAGGAGGGGTAGTCCTCGTGGTGGTTATGGTCCCGATGACAG GTTTGGGTATGATTATTATGGCGGCTACGAAAGGGGCGTGGGTGGAAGATCTGGTTATGCTGATGATAGGTCTTATGGCAGGTTTGGACACCGTCCTGCTGGGGGATATCAAAATGGGATTTCTG ATATGGAAACCAATCGTAGTTATGCAGACATGCCAAGTGGTGGTGCACAAAG AGAAGGGTTGATGTCCTATAAGCAATTCATCCAGGAGCTTGAGGATGATATACTGCCAGCTGAAGCAGAGCGTAG ATATCAAGAGTACAGATCAGAATACATTTCTACCCAAAAGCGAGCTTATTTCAATGCACATAAGGATGAGGACTG GTTGAAAGATAAATATCATCCAACAAATTTACTCGCAGTCATCGAAAG GAGGAATGAAAATGCTCGACAGCTGGCAAAGAATTTTTTACTGGATCTGCAGAGTGGGACATTAGAACT AAATCCTGGTTTAAATGCCTCCTCATCCAGCAAATCAGGACCAGCAAGTGAACCAAATTCAGAGGAGGAAACAGAGACTGGAggtaaaagaagaagacatggtagGGGATCTGATAAAGAAAATGATTTCTCAGCTGCTCCAAAGGCTCACCCTGTCAGTTCTGAACTTAGACGGATACAAACTGATATTCAACAAGCACAGGCACTTGTTCGTAAGCTTGACACAGAAAAAGGAATTGAAGACAATATTTTATGCAGCAGTAATCACAATAAAAATGATGACAAAGTTCACAGTGGCTCTGTAGGACCCATAATAATTATTCGGGGCCTGACATCTGTTAAAGGTTTAGAGGGTGTTGAGCTTTTGGACACACTTATTACATATCTATGGCGGATTCATGGTGTAGACTATTATGGTATGACTGAGACTAATGAGGCCAAGGGTTTTAGGCATGTGAGGGCAGAAGGAAATGGGCATGAAGAAACAGGCAGGTCAGGATCTGAATGGGAGAAGAAACTTGATTCATTTTGGCAGGGAAGGCTGAATGGTCAGGATCCCTTGGAAGTTATGACTGCTAAGGAGAAGATAGATGCTGCTGCAGTTGAGGTGTTGGATCCCTATGTGCGGAAAATTAGGGATGAAAAGTATGGATGGAAATATGGTTGCGGAGCTAAGAGCTGCACAAAGCTTTTTCATGCAGCAGAATTTGTGCACAAACATCTGAAGCTAAAACACCCAGAACTTGTTATGGAACAAACTTCAAAAGTGCGTGAGGATCTCTATTTTCAAAATTACATGAA TGATCCAGATGCTCCTGGTGGAACGCCTATCATGCAGCAACCACAG AAGGACAGACCTTTAAAGCGAAGATTGGGATTGGAAGGCCGGTTGAGAGACGATCGTGGTAATCGTCGAGATCATGATCGGAGTGACAGGATAAATGATGGAGATAGGCCTGAGAGTTCCCCCAGCCGTGAGAGGCAATCTAAAGCACTCGAGATGGGGAATCATGATGAAACCATGTATGATACATTTGCTGGTCCTGGCGTACCTCCATTTGCTTCTGATATGCCGCCTCCTCCACCAGTGTTGATGCCTGTTCCTGGTGCTGG GCCTTTGGGACCCTTTGTTCCTGCTCCACCAGAAGTTGCAATGCAGATGTTAAGAGAACAAGGAGGACCATCATACGATGCCCCGGGTAGGAAGATGCGCGCCGGCCATCCTATGGGTGGACCAGCACCAATAATTGCTGTTCCTCCAGCTTTCAGACAAGATCCTCGGCGGATGCGCAG CTATCAAGATCTTGATGCGCCGGAGGACGAGGTCACTGTGATAGACTATCGGAGTTTATGA